In the Candidatus Angelobacter sp. genome, one interval contains:
- a CDS encoding YciI family protein, with the protein MSAQNNNGYMLIFRGTDWYKDLSPEQTQQVADHWMAWFNRLKDEGKAIAGNPLEREGRIVSGKNGRVVSDGPFAESKETIGGYFLLRVKTLDEAVAVAQQCPGLPYGIRVEVRPVAGECPLVEEACAEAQLARA; encoded by the coding sequence ATGAGCGCACAAAACAATAATGGATACATGCTGATATTCCGCGGCACGGACTGGTACAAGGACCTTTCGCCGGAACAGACGCAACAGGTCGCCGATCACTGGATGGCGTGGTTCAACCGGTTGAAAGACGAGGGCAAGGCCATCGCCGGAAACCCGCTGGAACGCGAAGGCAGGATTGTTTCGGGAAAGAACGGGCGTGTGGTGTCGGACGGACCCTTTGCCGAATCCAAGGAAACGATCGGCGGTTATTTTCTGCTGAGGGTGAAAACGCTCGACGAGGCGGTGGCCGTCGCGCAACAGTGTCCGGGCCTGCCGTATGGCATCCGTGTGGAGGTGAGGCCCGTGGCGGGTGAATGCCCGCTTGTCGAGGAGGCTTGCGCCGAGGCGCAGCTCGCCCGGGCGTGA
- a CDS encoding SRPBCC domain-containing protein — protein sequence MTTPAHPMKQSAVRPFSIAQTFDAPLDLVWKAWTERTRLMQWFGPKGFKMPAAKLDFRPGGTFHYCLESPDGREMWGKFVYLEIVAPERIVLVNSFSDEDGNLTRHPFSPTWPQEMLSTSTFTGRDGRTELTIEWSPLDPTEEERRTFDSSHEGMKRGWSGTFEQLAAYLAKAGA from the coding sequence ATGACCACACCCGCTCATCCGATGAAGCAATCCGCCGTCAGACCCTTCAGCATCGCCCAAACCTTCGATGCGCCGCTTGATCTCGTGTGGAAAGCGTGGACCGAACGCACGCGCCTGATGCAATGGTTCGGGCCGAAAGGCTTCAAGATGCCCGCCGCCAAACTGGATTTTCGTCCGGGTGGTACTTTTCACTATTGCCTGGAGTCCCCCGACGGGAGGGAAATGTGGGGCAAATTTGTGTATCTGGAAATCGTCGCGCCCGAGCGGATCGTCCTGGTCAATTCCTTCTCGGACGAGGATGGAAATCTTACACGACATCCATTCAGTCCGACGTGGCCGCAGGAAATGCTGTCCACCAGCACATTCACCGGGCGGGACGGCAGAACGGAGTTGACCATTGAGTGGTCTCCGCTCGACCCAACGGAAGAGGAGCGCAGGACGTTCGATTCCTCACACGAAGGAATGAAGCGGGGCTGGAGTGGAACGTTCGAACAACTTGCCGCCTACCTGGCGAAGGCCGGGGCTTGA
- a CDS encoding SRPBCC family protein yields the protein MKRKSMISNILIALAVVVLLFVIVVATRPADFRVTRSATISAPAEAVFAQVNDLRKWGAWSPWEKIDPALRRTFEGPSAGIGAIYRWVGNKKVGEGSMTITESRPGELVRFKLEFLRPFKATNTAEFTFKQQGNQTVVTWGIFGENNFMSKAVGLFMNMDKMVGGQLEQGLAQMKSVAEAAGKS from the coding sequence ATGAAACGGAAATCTATGATCTCAAACATCCTCATCGCTCTCGCGGTTGTCGTTTTATTATTCGTCATCGTCGTTGCCACGCGGCCGGCCGATTTTCGCGTCACGCGGTCGGCGACGATCTCCGCTCCTGCGGAGGCCGTGTTCGCCCAGGTGAACGACCTTCGCAAATGGGGGGCGTGGTCACCGTGGGAAAAAATCGATCCAGCACTCCGACGGACCTTCGAAGGTCCGTCGGCAGGAATCGGCGCCATTTACCGCTGGGTTGGCAATAAGAAGGTCGGCGAAGGGAGCATGACCATCACCGAGAGCCGGCCGGGTGAGCTGGTCCGGTTCAAACTGGAATTTCTCAGGCCGTTCAAGGCAACCAACACGGCGGAGTTTACCTTCAAACAGCAGGGCAATCAAACCGTCGTGACGTGGGGCATATTCGGGGAAAACAATTTCATGAGCAAGGCGGTCGGCCTGTTCATGAACATGGACAAAATGGTCGGCGGCCAGCTCGAACAAGGGCTGGCGCAGATGAAATCGGTGGCCGAAGCGGCGGGTAAAAGTTAG